One window of Channa argus isolate prfri chromosome 4, Channa argus male v1.0, whole genome shotgun sequence genomic DNA carries:
- the poglut3 gene encoding protein O-glucosyltransferase 3, translated as MVCDCSADLAKPFQSNLLCRFFMIVVFTSLNLPVSECEGISPERCLVWGPGLKPDAVLPVRYFFIQAVDSKGENMTVSPGKDTFKVKISSLDKKEHIRIHVSPPLDRGDGSFLVRYRLYSTSQQGLQLEIVHQDAAVAKSPYIVQGPVYHEYCDCPEPDASAWQSVMQCPVEEPQIVADFKTFPTVDLERLRQEVPQRFSNRGGLVHYAIIDNRVYRRTLGKYTDFKMFSDEMLLSLTRKVRVLDVEFFINVGDWPLETRSADAVPILSWCGSTDTRDIVLPTYEVTHSTLETMRGVTNDLLSVQGNTGPPWANKTERAFFRGRDSREERLQMVSLSKKYPELLDAGITAWFFFRDREKHVGKAPLVGFFEFFKYKYQVNVDGTVAAYRFPYLMLGNSLVLKQDSQYYEHFYTHLKAATHYVPVKRNLSDLLEKIKWAKENDAEAQDIARVGQAAARELLQPSRLYCYYYQVLHMYSKRQTGKPTRHADMELVPQPDDHTALCMCERKSHKGETNLKDEL; from the exons ATGGTGTGTGATTGTAGCGCAGACTTAGCCAAACCTTTTCAGAGTAATTTACTCTGTAGGTTTTTCATGATAGTAGTATTTACGAGCCTAAACTTACCGGTGTCTGAGTGTGAAGGAATCAGTCCGGAGAGATGTCTGGTCTGGGGTCCAGGGCTGAAGCCCGACGCAGTTTTACCAGTCCGCTACTTCTTTATTCAGGCAGTCGAttcaaaaggagaaaacatgacTGTGTCACCAG GAAAAGACACGTTTAAAGTGAAGATAAGCTCATTGGACAAGAAGGAACACATCCGTATCCATGTCTCTCCACCTCTGGACAGAGGAGATGGGTCCTTCTTGGTCAGGTACCGGCTCTACAGCACCTCGCAGCAGGGTCTGCAGTTGGAAATCGTCCACCAAGATGCTGCTGTTGCCAAATCACCCTACATTGTCCAAG GTCCAGTCTACCATGAGTACTGTGACTGTCCTGAACCCGATGCCTCAGCCTGGCAGAGCGTCATGCAGTGTCCTGTTGAAGAACCTCAGATTGTGGCAGACTTCAAAACTTTTCCCACAGTGGACCTGGAGCGCCTCCGACAGGAAGTGCCTCAGCGATTCTCTAACAGAGGAGGCCTCGTTCACTATGCCATCATCGATAATCGGGTGTACCGCCGCACTCTGGGAAAATACACAGACTTCAAGATGTTCTCTGATGAAATGCTGCTCTCTCTAACACGGAAG GTGAGGGTTCTTGATGTGGAGTTCTTCATCAATGTTGGTGACTGGCCGTTAGAGACGAGGAGTGCAGACGCTGTTCCAATCTTGTCATGGTGTGGTTCTACTGACACACGGGACATTGTCCTCCCTACTTATGAAGTCACACACTCCACCCTAGAGACCATGAGAGGTGTCACTAATGACCTGCTGTCTGTCCAGGGAAACACAg GACCTCCATGGGCAAACAAAACAGAGCGTGCCTTCTTTCGGGGTCGGGACAGTCGGGAAGAACGTCTTCAGATGGTCTCTCTATCCAAGAAATACCCTGAGCTGCTGGATGCAGGCATAACAGCCTGGTTCTTCTTCAGAGATAGGGAAAAACATGTAGGCAAAGCACCACTTGTTGGATTCTTTGAATTCTTTAAG TACAAATACCAGGTAAACGTGGATGGCACAGTGGCAGCGTATCGTTTTCCTTACCTGATGCTCGGGAACAGTCTGGTTCTGAAGCAGGACTCACAGTATTATGAACATTTCTACACTCATTTAAAGGCCGCCACACACTACGTTCCTGTGAAGAGAAACTTGTCAGACCTTTTGGAGAAAATCAAATGGGCAAAAGAGAATGATGCTGAAGCACAAGACATTGCTAGAGTGGGTCAGGCAGCAGCTAGAGAGCTGCTGCAGCCCAGCAGACTGTACTGTTACTACTACCAAGTGCTGCACATGTACTCGAAGCGACAAACAGGAAAGCCCACACGACATGCCGACATGGAGCTGGTGCCTCAGCCAGACGACCACACcgctctgtgcatgtgtgagcgAAAAAGCCACAAAGGAGAAACAAACCTGAAAGATGAACTATGA